In the genome of Aspergillus flavus chromosome 8, complete sequence, one region contains:
- a CDS encoding fungal-specific transcription factor domain-containing protein, producing MTNLTASPSSSNMAENEAKGKRKASTAGLPANARPVKRRASKACCCCRARKVRCDVVENGSPCTNCRLDQVDCIVTESKRRKKSRVEVDNPNHQLSQSPAEAPEDGSLLRRLSECHGLSDVAPASPSQRSVDLDQGQHMPHLLYQSQVSRIGAGPERYRRRMAPNPAVPATMPLHHVTSQIQQLLDPSFANARSGGIILPDYIRGLPPRLQKEDIDYLAMKGALTVPDVGLRNELLKAYIHYVHTYMPLLDLEDFLQTIAQNDGIRRMSLLLFQAVMFAGTAFVDLKHLQAAGYSSRKAARKSFFQRARLLYDFDYEVDRISLVQSLLLMTYWYETPDDQKDTWHWMGVSLSLAHTIGLHRDPGNSRMDVRRQRMWKRIWWSTYTRDRLIALGMRRPMRVKDDDCDVPMLTLDDFEFHPFSPEIVSMVGNSEVLQNVSHQKELALMFIEKAKLCLCVSHVLSAQYSVLSHKFGGTMETTMMLVPKKSAAETFEVRRCDQELEDWLAHLPSEIQYAPMAPAKLTEAQEVLHSHRALLKMVYLTTSSALHRPQVLPAMPFPSTDAELQDISRNKVRFAAVEITNIAQDLHALDLTRYFPTTGVTVLLPAVIIHLLDIKSSDPNVRMVSLQRFYQCMRILQRLREIYASADFATSFLEAAIRKAGIQLTVAPQDVQSRNNCTFDSVRLNTLTPPPDSLAQKIPDLTYPKTSGTRLAGEAAEASGFASTPPPSDGSENGSTNNINPHYHQDAFAIPNLDSDLSISELMDLANDAEVTQNDFDALINFDDTGAELFAADDGLDLNGNPKGQGYGFNIGTMDNVPDLFGTESKGVGLTGLGNGQLHEDRTSTTLGANEAPRATELDGIADLEAELGLNL from the exons ATGACTAATCTCACTGCCTCGCCATCATCGAGTAACATGGCCGAGAACGAGGCCAAGGGGAAGCGAAAGGCTTCGACGGCGGGCCTCCCTGCCAATGCCCGGCCCGTAAAACGGAGGGCATCGAAGGCATGCTGTTGCTGCCGCGCTCGGAAAGTTCGTTGTGACGTGGTTGAAAATGGCTCTCCTTGTACGAATTGTCGCCTGGATCAAGTAGACTGCATTGTCACCGAGAGCAAGAGGAGAAA GAAATCACGTGTTGAGGTTgacaaccccaaccaccagCTCTCTCAATCGCCCGCGGAGGCTCCCGAAGACGGAAGTCTTCTACGGAGACTCAGTGAATGCCACGGGCTTTCGGATGTTGCCCCAGCGTCGCCTTCCCAGCGTTCCGTAGATCTGGACCAGGGGCAACATATGCCACATCTCCTCT ATCAGAGCCAAGTCAGCAGAATTGGTGCTGGGCCTGAACGATATCGAAGAAGAATGGCGCCCAACCCTGCAGTGCCTGCCACCATGCCTTTGCATCACGTCACCTCGCAGATCCAGCAACTACTGGATCCTTCTTTCGCCAACGCCAGATCTGGAGGCATCATTTTGCCCGATTATATTCGAGGATTGCCACCTCGCTTGCAGAAGGAGGACATCGATTATCTGGCAATGAAAGGAGCCTTGACGGTGCCTGATGTGGGACTGCGGAATGAGCTGCTCAAAGCCTACATACATTATGTCCACACGTACATGCCCCTCTTAGATTTGGAGGACTTCCTGCAGACTATCGCGCAGAATGACGGAATTCGCCGGATGAGTCTTCTTTTATTTCAGGCCGTAATGTTTGCCGGTACTGCCTTCGTTGACCTGAAGCACCTTCAAGCCGCCGGATACTCAAGTCGGAAGGCAGCCCGAAAATCATTCTTTCAACGCGCCAGGCTTTTGTACGACTTCGACTATGAGGTGGATCGGATTTCGCTTGTACAGTCCCTGCTGTTGATGACCTACTGGTACGAAACCCCAGATGATCAGAAGGACACCTGGCATTGGATGGGTGTCAGCTTGTCTCTAGCACATACCATCGGTTTGCATCGTGACCCGGGTAATTCTCGGATGGATGTTCGACGCCAGCGAATGTGGAAGCGTATATGGTGGAGCACCTACACTCGTGATCGCCTAATTGCCCTGGGAATGAGACGTCCCATGCGTGTcaaggatgatgattgtGATGTTCCCATGTTAACCCTAGACGATTTCGAATTCCATCCCTTTTCACCGGAGATTGTCAGTATGGTGGGCAACTCGGAAGTTCTCCAAAACGTGAGCCATCAGAAAGAGCTCGCCCTCATGTTCATTGAGAAGGCGAAGCTATGTCTCTGTGTCAGCCACGTCCTTTCAGCACAATATTCCGTGCTCAGCCATAAGTTCGGTGGTACAATGGAAACGACTATGATGTTGGTTCCGAAGAAGTCGGCGGCAGAGACATTTGAGGTTCGGCGCTGCGATCAAGAGTTGGAAGATTGGCTGGCACATCTTCCGTCGGAGATTCAATACGCTCCTATGGCCCCAGCGAAGCTAACCGAGGCACAAGAAGTCCTGCATTCCCATAGAGCTCTCTTAAAGATGGTCTACTTGACCACGTCAAGCGCGTTACACCGTCCTCAAGTTCTTCCTGCCATGCCTTTTCCCTCCACGGACGCAGAGTTACAAGACATCTCTCGAAATAAGGTTCGATTTGCTGCGGTCGAGATCACAAACATCGCTCAAGACCTACACGCCTTGGATTTAACTCGCTATTTCCCTACGACCGGTGTGACCGTGCTCCTACCTGCAGTTAtcattcatcttcttgatatcaagTCCAGTGACCCCAATGTCCGGATGGTTAGCCTTCAACGGTTTTACCAATGTATGCGTATTCTTCAGCGCCTGCGAGAGATCTACGCATCGGCCGACTTTGCCACGTCATTCTTGGAGGCCGCGATCCGCAAGGCCGGTATTCAACTCACAGTAGCACCGCAAGACGTACAATCACGAAACAATTGCACATTTGACTCCGTTCGATTGAATACATTGACGCCGCCTCCGGATTCCCTAGCACAGAAGATCCCCGACTTGACATACCCCAAAACCAGCGGCACCCGACTAGCTGGTGAAGCTGCAGAGGCCTCCGGATTCGCCTCTACGCCGCCACCCTCAGACGGAAGTGAAAATGGCAgcaccaacaacatcaacccaCACTACCATCAGGACGCTTTTGCAATTCCTAATCTAGACTCCGACCTAAGCATTAGCGAACTTATGGACTTGGCAAATGATGCGGAGGTGACTCAGAACGACTTCGACGCCTTGATCAACTTTGATGACACCGGTGCGGAATTGTTCGCTGCCGATGATGGTCTTGACCTCAATGGCAACCCGAAAGGCCAGGGATATGGTTTCAATATCGGCACAATGGACAACGTGCCGGACTTGTTCGGAACGGAGAGCAAAGGAGTTGGGTTGACCGGGTTAGGCAATGGGCAACTCCATGAGGATCGCACCTCGACAACGCTGGGCGCCAACGAGGCACCACGGGCCACCGAGCTTGATGGCATTGCCGATCTCGAAGCCGAACTTGGATTGAATCTATGA
- a CDS encoding peptidase S10, serine carboxypeptidase — protein MRGYEFLSVLPLVAASWALPGSTPASVGRRQLPKNPTGVKTLTTANNVTIRYKEPGAEGVCETTPGVKSYSGYVDTSPESHTFFWFFEARHNPETAPITLWLNGGPGSDSLIGLFEELGPCHVNSTFDDYINPHSWNEVSNLLFLSQPLGVGFSYSDTVDGSINPVTGVVENSSFAGVQGRYPTIDATLIDTTNLAAEAAWEILQGFLSGLPSLDSRVQSKDFSLWTESYGGHYGPAFFNHFYEQNERIANGSVNGVQLNFNSLGIINGIIDEAIQAPYYPEFAVNNTYGIKAVNETVYNYMKFANQMPNGCQDLISTCKQTNRTALADYALCAEATNMCRDNVEGPYYAFAGRGVYDIRHPYDDPTPPSYYNRFLAKDSVMDAIGVNINYTQSNNDVYYAFQQTGDFVWPNFIEDLEEILALPVRVSLIYGDADYICNWFGGQAVSLAANYSQAAQFRSAGYTPLKVNGVEYGETREYGNFSFTRVYEAGHEVPYYQPIASLQLFNRTIFGWDIAEGQKKIWPSYKTNGTATATHTQSSVPLPTATSMSSVGMA, from the exons ATGCGTGGCTACGAATTTCTCTCAGTGCTACCCTTGGTTGCAGCCAGTTGGGCCCTTCCAGGAAGTACACCGGCGTCCGTCGGTAGAAGACAGCTACCCAAGAACCCCACCGGGGTCAAGACTCTTACAACCGCAAACAATGTCACCATCCGGTACAAGGAACCCGGGGCAGAGGGCGTCTGCGAGACTACCCCGGGTGTCAAATCCTACTCTGGATATGTCGACACCTCTCCCGAGTCCCATAccttcttctggttcttcgaAGCCAGACATAACCCAGAAACTGCACCTATCACATTGTGGTTGAATGGTGGCCCTGGAAGCGATTCTTTGATCGGTCTCTTCGAAG AGTTGGGCCCTTGCCATGTCAATTCGACTTTTGATGACTACATCAACCCTCACTCGTGGAACGAGGTCTCCAATTTACTATTCCTGTCCCAGCCATTGGGAGTCG GCTTTTCATATAGTGATACGGTTGATGGGTCCATTAACCCTGTAACTGGGGTCGTCGAAAATTCGAGCTTTGCAGGAGTTCAGGGCCGGTACCCAACCATTGATGCCACTCTGATCG ATACTACCAATCTTGCCGCAGAGGCCGCTTGGGAGATCCTGCAAGGATTCCTTAGTGGACTACCTAGCTTGGACTCTAGGGTGCAGTCTAAGGACTTCAGTCTATGGACGGAGAGCTATGGAGG GCACTATGGTCCTGCA TTCTTCAATCATTTTTACGAGCAGAATGAGAGAATTGCCAACGGTAGTGTTAATGGTGTTCAGCTTAATTTCAACTCTCTGGGAATTATTAACGGCATCATCGACGAGGCGATCCAG GCCCCTTACTACCCTGAATTCGCTGTGAACAATACCTACGGTATCAAGGCT GTCAACGAGACCGTCTACAACTACATGAAGTTTGCCAACCAAATGCCAAATGGTTGCCAGGATTTGATTTCCACCTGCAAACAGACAAACCGCACCGCATTAGCTGACTACGCCCTCTGCGCCGAAGCCACCAACATGTGCAGGGACAATGTTG AGGGGCCATACTACGCCTTTGCTGGTCGTGGTGTGTATGATATTCGGCATCCATATGAT GACCCGACTCCGCCAAGTTATTACAACAGATTTCTGGCAAAGGACTCTGTCATGGACGCTATCGGCGTCAACATCAACTACACCCAGTCCAATAATGACGTCTACTACGCTTTCCAGCAAACAGGCGACTTTGTCTGGCCCAACTTCATCGAAGACCTCGAGGAGATCCTTGCTCTCCCCGTGCGTGTCTCCCTCATCTATGGCGACGCCGATTACATCTGCAACTGGTTCGGCGGTCAGGCCGTTTCCCTCGCTGCGAACTACTCCCAAGCCGCCCAGTTCCGAAGCGCAGGGTACACGCCCCTGAAAGTCAACGGCGTCGAGTATGGGGAAACTCGTGAGTATGGTAATTTCTCCTTCACTCGCGTCTATGAGGCAGGCCATGAAGTCCCATACTACCAGCCCATCGCCTCCCTGCAATTGTTTAACCGGACTATCTTCGGTTGGGATATCGCAGAgggccagaagaagatctggcCCAGCTACAAGACGAATGGAACGGCTACAGCTACGCATACACAGTCGTCCGTGCCGCTGCCTACGGCTACCAGCATGTCCAGTGTTGGTATGGCATAG